The Clostridium sporogenes genome contains a region encoding:
- a CDS encoding ATP-dependent Clp protease ATP-binding subunit yields the protein MMFGRFTERAQKVLMNAQEEAEKFKHGYVGTEHILLGILIEDGVAKQLLNNSGITEDKVRQLIERYEGKGEMDLYKNEIPLTPRTKRLLEMSLLEARNLNHNYITPEHILLGLIREAEGVAFTILSNLGLDVERLKKELIKNLSGEEMLKDEGSKKTSKSSTPTLDQFGRDLTEMAEEGKIDPVIGRDKETQRVLEILCRRTKNNPCLIGEPGVGKTAIAEGLAQNIINGNIPEILKNKRVVTLDLTSMIAGAKYRGEFEDRLKKIMEEVRNSKDTILFIDEIHTIVGAGAAEGAIDAANILKPALARGEIQCIGATTLDEYRKYIEKDSALERRFQPINVGEPTKEETIEILKGLRDKYEAHHRVKFTDDAIYAAVNLSDRYIRDRFLPDKAIDLIDEAGSKVRIENLIAPPDLKNIEEQLDKVVKEKEDAIRVQDFEKAANLRDKEKELKEKLEGLKKDWNAEKEGSNLIVSEQQIASVVSKWTNIPVNKLTEKESERLLKLEDILHNRVIGQEEAIKSVSKSVRRARVGLKDPKRPIGSFIFLGPTGVGKTELTKALAEAMFGNENNMIRVDMSEYMEKHSVSRLIGSPPGYVGHDEGGQLTEKVRTNPYSVVLFDEIEKAHPEVFNILLQILEDGRLTDGKGKTVDFRNTIIIMTSNVGASTISRQKTLGFNTSIEEERETEYEKMKDNIMHELKHSFRPEFLNRIDDIIVFHQLREEHIKEIVKLMLKIVSNRVEDQGIKLEFTEEAEKILAKEGYDTNYGARPLRRAITKIVEDKLSEEILKGNIKKGDSVKVNTIEDKLNFSKI from the coding sequence ATGATGTTTGGAAGATTTACAGAAAGAGCTCAGAAAGTACTTATGAATGCTCAGGAAGAAGCAGAAAAATTCAAACATGGATATGTAGGTACAGAACATATTCTTTTAGGAATTTTAATAGAAGATGGAGTAGCCAAACAATTATTAAATAATTCTGGCATAACGGAAGATAAAGTTAGACAGTTAATAGAAAGATATGAAGGAAAAGGGGAGATGGATCTTTATAAAAATGAAATTCCACTTACTCCAAGAACAAAAAGATTACTTGAAATGAGTTTATTAGAAGCTAGAAATTTAAATCATAATTATATAACTCCAGAGCATATATTATTGGGATTAATAAGAGAAGCAGAAGGTGTGGCCTTTACTATCCTTTCTAATTTAGGATTAGATGTTGAAAGATTAAAAAAAGAGCTAATAAAAAATTTGTCAGGAGAAGAAATGCTTAAAGATGAAGGTAGCAAAAAAACTTCTAAAAGTTCTACTCCTACATTAGATCAATTTGGAAGAGATCTAACTGAAATGGCAGAGGAGGGGAAAATTGATCCGGTTATTGGAAGAGATAAAGAAACTCAAAGGGTTTTAGAAATATTATGCAGAAGGACTAAGAATAATCCTTGTTTAATAGGGGAGCCGGGAGTTGGAAAAACAGCAATAGCGGAAGGGTTAGCCCAAAACATAATTAATGGGAATATACCAGAAATATTAAAAAATAAAAGGGTAGTTACGTTAGATTTAACATCTATGATAGCAGGAGCTAAATATAGGGGTGAATTTGAGGATAGATTAAAGAAAATAATGGAGGAAGTAAGAAACTCTAAAGATACAATATTGTTTATAGATGAAATTCATACAATAGTTGGAGCTGGAGCAGCAGAAGGGGCTATAGATGCGGCAAACATACTAAAGCCGGCATTGGCAAGAGGAGAAATTCAATGTATAGGTGCAACTACATTAGATGAGTATAGAAAATATATAGAGAAAGATTCCGCTTTAGAGAGAAGATTCCAGCCAATAAATGTAGGAGAACCTACAAAAGAAGAAACAATAGAGATTTTAAAAGGATTAAGAGATAAGTATGAAGCACATCATAGAGTTAAATTTACAGATGATGCTATATATGCAGCGGTTAATTTATCAGATAGATATATAAGAGATAGATTTTTGCCAGATAAAGCAATAGATTTAATAGATGAAGCTGGTTCAAAGGTTAGAATAGAAAATTTAATTGCACCACCAGATCTAAAAAATATAGAGGAACAATTAGATAAAGTTGTTAAAGAAAAAGAAGATGCAATAAGAGTTCAGGATTTTGAAAAAGCTGCTAACTTAAGGGATAAAGAAAAGGAATTAAAAGAAAAGTTAGAAGGGTTAAAAAAGGATTGGAATGCAGAAAAAGAGGGTTCTAATTTAATTGTATCAGAACAACAAATAGCATCAGTAGTTTCAAAGTGGACTAATATACCAGTTAATAAGCTTACTGAAAAGGAATCTGAAAGACTTCTGAAATTAGAAGATATTCTTCATAATAGAGTAATTGGGCAAGAAGAAGCTATTAAATCAGTATCAAAATCTGTAAGAAGGGCAAGAGTAGGCTTAAAAGATCCAAAGAGACCAATAGGGTCATTTATATTTTTAGGACCAACAGGTGTAGGAAAAACTGAATTAACAAAAGCTTTAGCAGAAGCTATGTTTGGAAATGAAAATAATATGATTAGAGTCGATATGTCAGAGTATATGGAAAAGCATTCAGTATCCAGATTAATAGGATCACCTCCAGGATATGTAGGACATGATGAAGGCGGTCAATTAACAGAGAAAGTAAGGACAAATCCATATTCAGTTGTGTTATTTGACGAAATAGAAAAAGCTCATCCAGAAGTATTTAATATATTACTTCAAATATTAGAAGATGGAAGGCTTACAGATGGCAAAGGTAAGACAGTAGATTTTAGAAACACTATAATCATAATGACATCTAATGTGGGAGCATCAACTATAAGTAGGCAAAAAACATTAGGTTTTAATACTTCTATAGAAGAAGAAAGAGAAACAGAATATGAAAAAATGAAAGATAATATTATGCATGAATTAAAACATTCATTTAGGCCAGAATTCTTAAATAGAATAGACGATATAATAGTTTTCCACCAATTAAGAGAAGAGCATATTAAAGAAATAGTTAAGCTTATGCTAAAAATTGTATCAAATAGAGTTGAAGATCAAGGAATCAAATTAGAGTTTACAGAAGAAGCAGAAAAAATATTGGCAAAAGAAGGATATGATACTAATTATGGAGCTAGACCTTTAAGAAGGGCTATAACTAAAATTGTAGAAGATAAATTGTCAGAAGAAATATTAAAAGGTAATATTAAAAAAGGTGATTCAGTTAAGGTTAATACTATTGAAGATAAATTGAATTTTTCTAAAATCTAA
- a CDS encoding protein arginine kinase has translation MNENKKTPLSNDNMVLSSRIRLARNVDKAPFPNKIDNKNGRDIIYRIENEFYKEVEKDEFKTIYLWNLEKKEINSLLEKHIISFNLINNIDKAAIIIDSSEKNSIMINEEDHIRIQSITKGFNLEKAFEKANHIDNMIEKNINLAFDKDLGYLTSCPTNIGTGLRASVMIHLPALSMNNRISALLNAISQLGMTVRGIYGEGSKALGNIYQISNQITLGLDEIEIINNLKAVIKQIINEENMAREKFIESYEYEIKDKIYRSLALLKSAILLDNLECLNYISNVKLGIEMSIIKDIDENIINQLIVDTQPANLNRIYDKEMTEKESRYYRAMLVKERLKKQKFKEGD, from the coding sequence ATGAACGAAAATAAAAAAACTCCTTTGTCAAATGATAACATGGTTTTAAGTAGTAGAATAAGATTAGCTAGGAATGTAGACAAGGCACCCTTTCCAAATAAAATAGATAATAAGAATGGTAGAGATATCATATATAGGATAGAAAATGAATTTTATAAAGAAGTTGAAAAGGATGAGTTTAAGACTATATATTTATGGAATCTGGAAAAAAAAGAAATTAATTCATTGTTGGAAAAACACATTATTAGTTTTAACTTAATTAATAATATAGATAAGGCGGCTATAATAATAGATAGTTCTGAAAAGAATAGCATTATGATAAATGAAGAAGATCATATTAGAATACAAAGTATAACAAAGGGTTTTAATTTAGAAAAGGCATTTGAAAAAGCAAACCATATTGATAATATGATTGAAAAAAATATAAATTTAGCCTTTGATAAAGATTTAGGATATTTAACATCCTGCCCAACAAATATTGGAACAGGATTAAGAGCTTCTGTTATGATACATTTACCAGCCCTTTCCATGAATAATAGAATATCAGCATTATTGAATGCTATAAGTCAATTAGGCATGACAGTAAGAGGTATTTATGGGGAAGGTTCTAAAGCTTTAGGAAATATATATCAAATATCAAATCAAATTACTTTAGGCTTAGATGAAATAGAGATAATAAACAATTTAAAGGCAGTAATAAAACAAATAATAAATGAAGAGAATATGGCAAGAGAAAAATTCATAGAAAGTTATGAATATGAAATAAAGGATAAAATATATAGATCCTTAGCATTGCTTAAATCAGCAATACTATTAGATAATTTAGAATGCTTAAATTATATATCTAATGTAAAGCTAGGTATAGAGATGTCAATAATAAAAGATATAGATGAGAATATAATTAATCAATTAATAGTAGATACTCAACCGGCTAACTTAAATAGGATTTATGATAAAGAAATGACTGAAAAAGAAAGTAGATATTATAGAGCTATGTTAGTTAAAGAAAGATTAAAAAAACAAAAGTTTAAGGAGGGTGATTAA
- a CDS encoding UvrB/UvrC motif-containing protein, with amino-acid sequence MLCDKCNKNSATVHITKVINGHREEVNLCESCAKQEQGMGITDNLNLMSSFSVQNILANILDYMNKPQEKNISYEITCPHCGTTYNEFKMKGLLGCSECYKIFNDSIIPIIKRIHGNVEHTGKIPEKSGQYIIKQKNLQQLRDKLQKCIKEEEYEKAAEIRDKIKLLENEKEEEA; translated from the coding sequence ATGTTATGTGATAAATGTAATAAAAATAGTGCAACAGTTCATATAACAAAGGTTATAAATGGACATAGAGAAGAAGTTAATTTATGTGAAAGTTGTGCAAAACAGGAACAAGGAATGGGAATAACAGATAATTTAAATCTTATGTCATCTTTTTCAGTTCAAAATATATTAGCTAATATATTAGATTATATGAATAAGCCTCAAGAAAAAAATATAAGTTATGAAATTACGTGTCCTCATTGCGGAACAACTTATAATGAATTTAAAATGAAAGGTTTATTAGGCTGTAGTGAGTGTTATAAGATTTTTAATGATAGTATAATTCCAATAATAAAAAGAATTCATGGGAATGTAGAGCATACAGGAAAAATTCCTGAAAAATCAGGACAATATATAATAAAACAAAAGAATTTGCAACAATTAAGAGACAAATTGCAAAAATGTATTAAAGAGGAAGAATATGAAAAAGCCGCAGAAATAAGAGATAAAATAAAGTTATTGGAAAATGAAAAAGAGGAGGAGGCGTAA
- a CDS encoding CtsR family transcriptional regulator: protein MIFVARLSDIIEEFIKEMFQENNESELQIKRNELANYFSCAPSQINYVLTTRFTEDKGYYIESKRGGGGCIIIRRIEFTNNKNLKELIVDRIGNSITYDNAINIIDGLVEMAIITEREAIIMKIAINDRVFGNIDTSKNMLRANILKNIIMVII, encoded by the coding sequence ATGATATTTGTGGCTAGATTATCTGATATAATAGAAGAATTTATAAAAGAAATGTTTCAAGAAAATAATGAATCAGAATTACAAATAAAAAGAAATGAATTGGCTAATTATTTTAGTTGTGCACCATCTCAAATAAATTATGTTTTAACTACTAGATTTACAGAAGATAAGGGTTATTATATAGAAAGCAAGAGAGGTGGTGGAGGTTGCATTATAATTAGACGTATAGAATTTACTAATAATAAAAACTTGAAAGAGCTTATAGTAGATAGAATAGGAAATAGTATTACATATGATAATGCAATAAATATCATAGATGGGTTAGTAGAAATGGCTATCATAACAGAAAGAGAAGCTATTATAATGAAAATTGCTATAAATGATAGAGTGTTTGGAAATATTGATACAAGTAAAAATATGTTAAGGGCTAATATACTAAAAAATATAATTATGGTTATAATTTAA
- the fusA gene encoding elongation factor G, translating into MNYSTTNLRNIGIIGHSGSGKTSLVEAILYSTNTVDRLGNIEEGNTVSDYDTEEKKRKISISTTIQPCKWKDTKINLIDMPGYFDFVGEKIQGLKAADIAFIVLSATGSIHVGTEKSWSYTTKEKIPKVFYINKLDKENMDFEGTLNKLKERYGVSVVPVQYPIGKEQNFKGVINVISNKAIVFNEKTHKVETKEVPNELLDKVKECKNIVVEAVAETDEKLLEKYFSEGTLSEKDIYEGLMAGTAKGEIVPVMCGSAIKGIGIETILEDIVQWFPSPVETKKIEASDGINRNNIEISCNEKEPFSALVFKTIIDPFIGRLSLFKVMSGVLNEESSIYNSTKDKKEKVGKLYFLRGKQQIQTDRVISGDIGAASKLQYTSTGDTLCDLKRKIILKKIDFPKANMTMAALPKSKNDEDKMFYALDKLVEEDPTIYISRDLENAETLISGMGDIHLEVIANRVKNKFGTEIVLDLPKIPYRETIKSISKVQGKHKKQSGGHGQYGDVFIKFEPNKNGEFEFVNNIVGGVVPKQYIPAVEEGILECMKKGVLAEYPVIGIKATIYDGSYHSVDSSEMAFKIAASIAFKKGIKEAKPTLLEPIMRLEVISSEEYMGDIIGDINRKRGKILGMEQESNNLEKIIAEVPQAEIISYATDLRSITQGMGEFSLSFERYDEILDPIEVEKVLSSK; encoded by the coding sequence ATGAATTATAGCACCACCAATCTAAGGAATATAGGCATAATTGGACATAGTGGATCAGGAAAAACTTCTTTAGTAGAAGCTATTTTGTATTCTACAAATACGGTAGATAGATTAGGTAACATAGAAGAGGGAAATACTGTATCTGATTATGATACAGAAGAGAAAAAACGAAAAATATCTATATCTACCACAATACAACCCTGTAAATGGAAGGACACAAAAATTAATTTGATTGATATGCCTGGTTATTTTGATTTTGTAGGAGAAAAAATTCAAGGGTTAAAGGCTGCTGATATTGCCTTTATAGTATTGTCAGCAACAGGGAGTATACATGTTGGAACAGAAAAGTCTTGGAGTTATACAACAAAAGAGAAAATACCTAAAGTATTTTATATAAACAAATTAGATAAAGAAAATATGGATTTTGAAGGCACTTTAAATAAACTTAAAGAAAGATATGGTGTATCTGTAGTGCCTGTTCAATACCCTATAGGAAAAGAACAAAATTTTAAAGGTGTAATAAATGTTATTTCTAACAAGGCAATAGTATTTAATGAAAAAACACATAAGGTGGAGACAAAAGAAGTACCAAATGAATTATTAGATAAAGTGAAAGAATGTAAAAATATAGTTGTAGAAGCTGTAGCTGAAACAGATGAGAAGCTTTTAGAAAAATATTTTAGTGAAGGTACATTAAGTGAAAAAGATATATATGAAGGATTAATGGCAGGCACTGCAAAGGGAGAAATAGTTCCGGTAATGTGTGGGTCGGCTATAAAGGGAATAGGTATTGAAACTATTTTAGAGGATATAGTTCAATGGTTTCCATCACCAGTAGAAACAAAAAAAATAGAAGCATCAGATGGAATAAATAGAAATAATATAGAGATAAGTTGTAATGAAAAAGAGCCATTTTCAGCACTAGTTTTTAAAACTATTATAGATCCTTTTATAGGTAGATTGTCATTATTTAAAGTAATGAGTGGAGTACTAAATGAAGAAAGCTCTATTTATAATTCAACAAAAGATAAAAAGGAGAAGGTAGGTAAATTATATTTTTTAAGAGGTAAGCAGCAAATTCAAACAGATAGAGTAATTTCAGGAGATATAGGAGCAGCAAGCAAATTACAATATACTTCTACAGGGGATACCTTGTGTGATTTAAAAAGAAAAATAATATTGAAAAAAATAGATTTCCCTAAAGCCAATATGACTATGGCAGCATTACCTAAATCAAAAAATGATGAAGATAAAATGTTTTATGCCCTAGATAAATTAGTGGAGGAAGATCCTACAATATATATAAGTAGAGATTTAGAAAATGCAGAAACATTAATATCAGGTATGGGAGATATACATTTAGAAGTAATAGCAAACAGAGTAAAAAATAAATTTGGCACAGAAATAGTGTTAGATTTGCCTAAAATTCCATATAGAGAGACTATAAAATCTATATCTAAGGTCCAAGGAAAACATAAAAAACAATCTGGTGGACATGGCCAATATGGAGATGTATTTATAAAATTTGAACCAAACAAAAATGGAGAGTTTGAATTTGTAAATAATATAGTTGGAGGGGTAGTTCCGAAACAATATATTCCCGCAGTAGAAGAAGGAATTTTAGAATGTATGAAAAAGGGAGTACTAGCAGAATATCCTGTTATAGGAATTAAGGCTACAATATACGATGGTTCATATCACTCAGTGGATTCATCTGAAATGGCTTTTAAGATTGCAGCCTCTATTGCATTTAAGAAGGGAATAAAGGAAGCAAAACCAACTTTATTAGAGCCTATAATGCGTTTAGAAGTGATATCATCAGAGGAATATATGGGAGATATTATAGGAGATATAAATAGAAAAAGAGGTAAAATTTTAGGTATGGAGCAGGAATCTAATAATTTAGAAAAAATTATAGCAGAAGTACCACAGGCAGAAATAATAAGTTATGCCACAGATCTAAGAAGTATAACTCAGGGTATGGGTGAATTTTCTTTAAGTTTTGAAAGATATGATGAAATTTTAGATCCTATTGAGGTTGAAAAAGTACTATCTAGTAAATAA